The genomic segment GCCCATGACGAGAATCTGGACATGATTAAAGACTTTACCCAAGATGATCTGCGACGCCAGCGACGCTGTCGCACTCTGGTGCGTCGCTGGGTCCATGACGATGCGCAGCGGAACAGCGAAGAGTGGAATAAGCATGGCCGTGCAGAAGAACGGAATCGCCTCGGTGATCCACAGTGTGGTGATGAGCACGAAAAGCGCCAGGCAGTTGTGGGCCGCAGGCTCCTCCGTCAGCAccgggagctgctgcaccagcagaaACAGCACAGCCCCGAGGGAGATGTAGCGCCACCTCGCATGCCACTCTTGCGACATAGCCACGTTGGCGTACTGGTCCAGCGGTACCTTGAACTTGCGTTCAAAATCCACGCTTACGTCCGACAAGAGGTTGCGCAGACGCGGCATAAGAGTGACTAGCCGCGAGCGGGCGAGCTCCACCTCGATGGCGGCCGTGAAGTCGTCTTCCATGCGGCGGtgcttcttcagcttctTGGCAGACTTCCGGATAGCCTCGAGGTTTAGCTCCGCAaagtgctgcagctgatgcgcGTTAGAGTGCCACTCGAGGAAGAGAGCTCTCGGCGTGTTGCTCTCTACCTCCTTCACCTGTGAGTCACCAATCAGCAGCAAAAAAAGATGCTTGAAGAGAGCGCCAAGGCCGGTGTGCTGGGGGCGCGGCACCACCTCTTCGTCCAGCACTGAGGGGTCACATACAGAGCTGGTGGCAGTACTCACAAGCCCTGTCTCCTCGTTTGGTGCCTCGTCGTTCGCGCTGTCGCCTTTCTTGCGGCGGTAGAACCTGCGCAGCTTCCTCTCCGGGGCCACAGGGTGGTTTGGATTCATCTTCATGAGCCTGGcgtgctcctcctgcaggtCCGTCATGAGTTGCTGAAAGAGACCCTCTGCCTTCGCGAGTTCCTCTGTTATGATGTTGAAGAGCTCATCGCTGAACTCGCAGCCGCGCAGCTCAGAGTTATGGATAAACTGTTTGAGTCGCTTGTAGCTGACATAGTAGTCAGCCCACTCCAGCACAATTTCATCCTGCAGGCGCTTTCCGAACTTCATGCTTGCCCAGCGACGTCAGTACAGCAAccacctgtgcgtgtgggtgcgtgggcGTACGCTCTGGTGCTTGTGCTTGGATCTGTGTGTAGAAGATGAGCTGCTTCGGTGTGGTAGtgtgggagaagaggcgtAGAGGGGTAAGGAATGATGCAAAGGGGAGAGCACGGGACGCCCTCGACAGAGGCACAACAATTCCCTCAGTGCGCTCTGTCCTTCAGAGTTGTGAGTCTCCCATACAGGGCGGGAAAAAGGACATGCGTGACACACGCAAACCAGAAGACGCCGATTCACCAGTGAGGGGCAAAGGGGACAGTGGCAGTGGAGGCATGAGGTGAGCGGCACGCCCGCGCTCAACATGCTCCGTGCACACCCAGCCCTATAAGATGCCCCGCTGCCACCCCTACACATATATGCGGGGCAGGAGAGGCAATACGGAAAGGGAGAACGCAactactgctgccgccctgATGCAGTGAAACACTGCGCCTCAGTGTCCGGCTGGCACAGTGAGGGACgtcagagagaaagatgcCTGCAAGCAGCTGCATGTGGCTCGATCTGGTGAAGGAGCTATGTGTAGTTGTATGCGAGCGCAGCGCGTTGCCAACaggtaagagagagggcatTCTCACGCGGTGTCGGGAGAACTGTGGAACCGCAGGCATTgttcagcagcgctctctctctctctctctctctccagcgCACTCACAGGCGCATGGAAAaaggtgaaagagagagagaggcgagtaGCGAGTGCAGCATAAATTACGTTACTGTGACATCTCGTGGCTGctagagggaaaaaaaacctGCGGGGGTGAGGGTAAGGGACATTGGGGTAGTTAGGAGAAGGTAGGACATGAGAAAGAGGTAGGCCTAGATTGGCCTTGTGTGCAGCTATGCACAGGtgcggacacacacacacacacagtcacagCCACAGCCAAGGCGACATGGCGCGATCACGGTGCGAGCAAAGGGGTACAGTGCGGTGTCGGCTCTACCAGTCCACACTGCTACCAAGCAAGCCGCTTCGTGACCCTTTCTCTCCACAGACTGGGGTCTGTGCCTCACGGCGCCTGACAAACAAAACGATGACGGACCACTTCATCGTCGCCttcagccacagcagccatTGACGCATGCTAGAGAAACTGCCTGCCTCACACTCGGCCGTCACCGTTCCACATGCATCCGTTCGCTTCCTCGATCCTAAGGACTGCTGAGCGACGTCCAAAGGATTCAGCTGGTTCACGATGGACGTACGCTCACTGCTTGCAGCGCCACTTGCCAtaggcgctgctgtttggGAAAACGCCGAGTAGAAGGATATCCCGCTAGCATCACTATCAGCGTACACCGCAAGAGTCCCCAGTgcaatgcgctgcagctcatgcTTGCTGAACCACCCCTTGTGCCGCATGACGAGAAATGCGCCCACGATCGGTAGACCAGCATCATCGACGCAGACGCACCTTCGAGGGTCCGTTCAAGGACATCAAAATAGGCTCCATACCGCCCCTTGAGTACCCACCTGCACCACCCTTCGTGCTCACTGACAGAAAAAAGTTGATGTGACACtcggccgcctcctccgtcagcTTCTCTATGGACAACGTTGCCTCCCCTAGTCGTAGCGCTGGTAGAGGGGgatgtcgcagcagcagaggaggggtgcTCGCCGTCATTGACTACGAATACAGTGTCTCAGTCAGTACGAATAGAgccaagcagcagccgctaGTGTGCCTCCGGGCAGAACAACATCCATACGCCGCTGGGCGCTGCTGTGTGAGAGGCCGAGGAGAGCGTCAAAGAAGAGTGCCACAGTTTCACTGCATCTTCCTCGGCCGCTCGAAGGAGAAGATGGTGCCTGATATAACCGTAGGCTCTGGAAAACATGGAGATGATCGCTTTCTTCATCCGCACCGGGGTGCTTGTCGTGGTCGCTGCGCGTGTTGCATATCGGTTCGTCGAAGTCTCGAGAGGTGCCACAAACCTGCTGTGCTCTGCTACCTGTTAAAAAACGAAGGGAGGTCCGCAAAGACAACCATGTCTTTCTGTGACGGAGTTCCTCACGACGTGGTGCAGTGTCGGCATCGgggcgaagaagaagtgTCTCCCCTTGGCGCATTTCCCGCCcgacagctgccgcacctcaAATTTTAAGTAGCGCTCCGACTCCACTACTCGGATGGGGCACTCTTGATAGAACGGATTGATGTGCGCGCTCAACTACGACGTCAGCCCCTTCACGAACTTCAGGAGGGAGAACCGAGCTCGCCTATTCCTGCCagactgccgcagcgccaatCTGTAGCAGTCAAGCGACTTCCTGGGGAGCGTGTTCAGGTGTACCGCTACGTACGCCTCTAACCGTGTGAGCGAGCACGCCGTATTCGCGGCGGGACACTCATAGAGCGGTCATGGAGAGACTCGGCACTGTCGCAAAACGTCCTTGCGGATATGTGTGGCATACATCGCGACTGGGCAGCACACGACCAGCGGAAACGATGCGGAAGTGCCAAGGAGGCCAGAGAAAAACCACAGTAGCAAGGAGGTGAGTTGAAGACAGTACAACTGAGAGAGACTGGNNNNNNNNNNNNNNNNNNNNNNNNNNNNNNNNNNNNNNNNNNNNNNNNNNNNNNNNNNNNNNNNNNNNNNNNNNNNNNNNNNNNNNNNNNNNNNNNNNNNacacacacacacacacacacacacacacacacacacacacacacacacacacacacacacacacacacacacacacacacacacacacacacacacacacacacacacacacacacacacacacacacacacacacacacacacac from the Leishmania panamensis strain MHOM/PA/94/PSC-1 chromosome 28 sequence genome contains:
- a CDS encoding hypothetical protein (TriTrypDB/GeneDB-style sysID: LpmP.28.3090), whose amino-acid sequence is MRHKGWFSKHELQRIALGTLAVYADSDASGISFYSAFSQTAAPMASGAASSERTSIVNQLNPLDVAQQSLGSRKRTDACGTVTAECEAGSFSSMRQWLLWLKATMKWSVIVLFVRRREAQTPVCGEKGSRSGLLGSSVDW